A segment of the Chloroflexota bacterium genome:
ACGGCTGCCAATATCCAGAAGATAATATCAAACACCTCGACCTCTCTTCTTGCTCAGTCCTAGCCAGCTCAATTTTTGTCCACCTCCCTCCCTGCCCCCGTAAATAAGCAAGCTCTGTTTAGGCAGACTCGCCTCAATCTTTGGACGAGCATAACCACTGGGCTGCCTTACATCAGACAACTGGAGCTCTTCTTTGCTCAGAATGAGCTTTCGACGTCTATGCTGCGCCTGCTCATAACTGCGCCCCATAGCCAGAGCATCGTATGGGCAAGCCTCAACACACAAGCCGCAGAACATACAACGTCCAATATCTACTTCGAACTTGTCAACCACATAATTGTTCTCATTACCTACATGGGTAACAATCTCAATATTTCCTTGAGGGCAAGCCTTGGCACAAGTAGCACAGCCGGTGCATCTATCGGGAAACCACACCAGCTCGTTGCCCCGTATGCGCCGGGAAACGACTAACTTCTCCTCGGGATACTGCACCGTAATCGGGGCGCGGAATAGATGCTTGAATGTCACCGCCATCCCTTTAGCTATGCCGATTCCATATCTCTCAAACTTCAACTCGGCCGCCTCCTAAGGCAAACAACTTCGACCATAAAACAATCAGAACACCGGCAGAAACGAAATTCACTGCTACTATTATCCACGGCATAGTTTCCGGCAGCCACAGCACCTCGGCAGCAATGATAAATAGGTTAATTATGGCCATAGGTAATAAACCCTTCCAAGCAAAAGCCATTAATTGGTCTACACGCAATCTGGGGAGAGTAGCTCGCATCCACACAATAACCGAAAACACCGCCATGACTTTAATCAAAAACCATATAATCGGTGGCAATAATGGCCCTTGCCAGCCACCTAGGAACAACGTAGTGATAATACAGGAATAAGCCAGAGCATGGCCATACTCGCCCAGATAGAACATAGCAAACTTCATCCCAGAGTATTCTATATGGTAGCCGGCGACTATTTCAGAATCAGCCTCAAGAAGGTCAAACGGGCTCCGGTTCATCTCAGCCACCGTGCCCAAGAAAAAAATAACAAAACCAAGAGGCTGCAGTATGAGGAAAGGAATATCCTGGGAAGCAACAATTTGAGTCATTGAAAGCGACCCGGTCATCAACACCACACCCAGAATCGCTAGAACCACAGGCAGCTCATAGCTCACCATTTGAGCTACTGTCCTTAAAGCTGCTATCAAGGCATACTTATTATTTGACGCCCAACCCGCCATGTATATACCGACTGCAGACACTGAACTGATTGCCACTACATAAACTATGCCCACATTAAGGTCGGTTAAGATAGCCCTTTCGCCGAAGGGTACAACAGCAAAAATCATCAATACCGGCACAAAGACAATCACCGGAGCCAGCCAGTGAATCACTTTATCACCCTTAGCCGGCACAATGTCTTCTTTCAATAGTATCTTCAAAGCCGTAGCAATCGGCTGGAAAATCCCCTCCGGACCAAGCCGGTTCGGACCTAGCCGAATTTGGAATCGACCCAGTAGACGCCGCTCGTACCAAATGAAGATGATAACCGTAATCACAACAAAGGCGAGAACAACCACTATGCCAACCACACCCGGCACGATATAGGCTGCCCAATCCGGCCAGATACCGCCTAACCGCAACTGAAATTGTTCCAGCAGCGTCATTACCTGTCTATCTCTCCCAGGCAAACATCGATGCTGCCAAACGTAATTATCAAGTCGGCAACCTTCCAGCCGACAACCATATCCTTTAACGCAGTCAGATTAATCAGCGTCGGAGGGCGAATATGTAACCTGTACGGAGCAATTGAATTATCGCTGACCAGGTAGAAGCCAAGTTCACCTTTTGGTGCTTCTATATGCCCGTAGACCTCACCAATCGGCGGCCGCAGCAAATGAGGCACTCTGGCACAAACCTCACCTTCAGGCAACTGAGCTATCGCTTGCTCCAAAATGCGAACGCTCTGCCTCATCTCCTGCATCCTCACCCAGTACCGGTCATAGTTATCACCCACGGTGCCAACTGGTATCTCAAAGTCAAAGCGGTCATAGATTGAATAGGGGTCAGCTCGACGAATATCCCACTTCACACCACTGGCTCGAAGCACCGGACCGCTGGCCGCGGTGTTTATGGCAGTATCTCTCGGCAGAATGCAGACCCCTTTAGTCCTTGCCAATAAAACTTCATTCTGAGATAAAAGCTGGTCATATTCATCAATAAACCCCGGCATTTCAGCCACAAATTTTTTCAGAGCCGGTAAAAATTCTTCAGGGACATCCTGGCTAACTCCACCGATGCGCATATAGTTGTAGGTAAGCCGCTGACCGCAAACCATCTCATATAAATCCAGAAGCTTTTCCCTCTCCCGCCACATATACAATACTGGCGTCATCATAGCCCCAAGATCGTTAAGGAAAAAGCCGACTGCCATAAGATGGTTGGCAATACGCATCGTCTCGGCCATGATAATCCTCAGGTACTCAGCCCGCTCCGGAATTTTTATCCCGGCCAACTTCTCCACAGCCAGCACATAGGCGAAATTGTTCGTCATCGAAGCTACATAATCGAGCCTGTCGGTCAGCGGGATTATTTGGGTATACGTTCTGGTCTCCCCTAACTTCTCGATGCCCCGATGTAGATAACCGATAACAGGTTCTACATCAACAACCACTTCGCCATCAAGAGTAACCCTCATGCGGAAGACACCATGGGTTGATGGGTGCTGTGGACCCATATTAAGGATAAAAGGCTCAGTCCTTATCGCCATCTAGAGATAATCCCTCCGCAACGGATACCCAACAAACCCTTCCCAGAGCAACAAACGCTTCAAATTAGGATGCCCTTCAAAGATAATGCCCATGAGGTCATAGGCTTCCCGCTCTTGAAAATCAGCCGAGCGCCATAAACTAACCACCGAAGGCACTGCAGGCTTATCGCGGTCATGGCATCTGGTCTTCAAAACCAAACTGTGGTTATGCTTCAACGAAATCACATGGTAAACAACTTCGAAATAATCCATGTAATCGACGGCAGTTAGATTTGTAAGATAGTCAAAATCAAGCGCTGGAGTATTCTTTAGAAACTCCGCCACCTGATAAAGAGACTTACTAGTCACAACAACAGCCGCCTTGTCAGCAGCAACAACTGTCCCGGGAAACGCTTTGGTTATTCTCTTGGCTACCTGCTCACCATTTAAGGCCGTGGTCACGCTTTGTTTATACTCTCCTTAACGATTTTCTCGTGTATCTTCCTTATGCCGTGAAGCAATCCCTCAGGCCGAGGCGGACACCCGGGCACATAGACATCAACCGGAATTATGCGATTGATGCCCGGGACAACACTGTAAGATTCCTTGAAAGGCCCGCCGCTAATGGTGCACTGTCCCATAGCTATCACCCATTTAGGCTCAGCCATCTGCTCATATACCAGTTTCACCGCGGGTGCCATCTTCCAAGTAAGTGTTCCAGCGACAATCATCAAATCAGCCTGGCGCGGCGACCAACGGAAGATATCCATGCCGAAGCGAGCGATGTCAAAACGCGAAGCTGCCGTACCAATCATCTCAAAAGCGCAGCAGGCCAAGCCAAACATAAGCGGAAATAATGACCGCGACCGCGCCCAATCAAGCACATAATCCACCGTAGTAACCAGAACATTCCGCCTGATCTCCTCATCAAGCCAGCTATCAGGATCAGGAATAGGCTGCTGAGAGGCCGCCATCAGCGAGTTAATCTTTAGGCCCTCAGCTAAATCAATCTCATTCAAGGTCATCATCGAATACTTCTCTACTTCCATTCCAGGGCTCCTTTGAGCCAAGCGTAAATGTAGCCCACCATAAGGATTACAAAGAAAACAGCTATCGCAATCAGCCCAAACATACCCAGCCCCTTAAGATTTACTGCCCAGGGATACAGAAAAACAGTTAATACGTCGAGCGCAACGAAAAGAACAGCAAAGAAGTAATAGCGAAAGTTGAATTGAACCCACGTTTTACCGATAGTTTCCATGCCGCACTCATAAGTGGAAGTCTTGGCTGGATTGCTTTTCCTGGGGACGATATTGAAAAAGCTAAGAGTTAAAGGTAGGAGTAGAGTGGTAACCATGAACAGTATACCTACGATAAGGAGTATACCAATATATCCGAAGTCAGCTAGCAAATACTCATGCCTCCCCGCCTAGTTTACTCTGAAAACTTCGCTTTTCATAGGTCCCAAAGTCCGATTTTGAAACAGCGAGGCCCCATAAAAGAGCTAAACGAATCTCTCATGGGTACTAAAAATGCCGTTTGAAAGTATATCACACACACAAAAGAGAGGGCAAAGCTTGACTATAGAATAAGTCAATGTATAATAATGCAGGTAAAGGTTCCGGACAATGCGTATTACCGGCGGCGTTGCCAGAGGACAACAATTGAAGGTGCCCCAGAACGATTTAGTTCGTCCAACAACAGATAGGGTGAGAGAAGCCATCTTCTCCATTCTAGCCTCCCTCACCAGCCACTGGTCTCGAGGGCTAGACTTGTTCGCTGGTAGCGGCGCTCTGGGTATCGAAGCTCTAAGCCGCGATATAGAGTGGATCGACTTCGTCGACCAGGCACCCAAATGCTGTGCTATCATTAAACAGAATTTGCAGAAGCTCGGATTTTCACAAAAAGCTCATGTCTATTGCTGTAACGTAGCTAAAGCCCTTACCTTCCTTAAAGACAAATACGACATTGTATTTATGGACCCGCCTTACTCAGACCAGTCAATAAATCATATGGCAACGCAATTAGCCAGCTCGAGAATCATAGATGACGAATCATTAATCGTGATTTCCCACGCTTCCCGTTCCCCACTACAAGACAGCTATGACGGCCTATCTTTAATCAAAGAAAAACAATACGGTGACACCTGTATTTCGATATACCAAAAACGCGCTCCCGGAAAAGGAGGTTAAACTTTGACTATCGCTATCTATCCCGGCAGCTTCGACCCTATAACTCATGGACACCTCGATATCATCAAACGCGCTTCCTCAATATTCGACGAGTTAATCGTCGGTGTTTATGACAGGCCTGAGAAACGGCTTCTATTCTCTACCGAAGAACGAGTAGAGATGACCCGGCAAGCCATGGCTCATCTGAAGAATGCTAAGGTTAAATCCTATTCTGGGCTTACCGTCGATTTCGCTAAAAATGTGGGGGCACAAGTCATGGTCAGGGGATTGAGGATGAGTTCCGACTTTGAACGAGAGTTTGAGATGGCGATGATGAACAAAAAGCTGGCACCTGACCTCGAACTGGTCTGTTTTATGGCAAGCCTGCAATATCAATTCCTCAGCTCCAGCCTGCTTAAGGAAGTAGCCCAGCTAGGAGGTTGCCTTGAGGCGATGGTGCCAGACCACGTGGCCAAAGCACTGAAGAAAAAGTTTACCCCGTAGACTTGTAAGCCTTGACCGATAAGCGTTACTAGACAATATCACTAGAAATAGTTACTATATTAAATTCTAAGGAGGTTAACTTAAAAAATGGCGTACAAGATCACTGACGAGTGCATCAGCTGCGGTGCCTGCGAGCCGGAATGCAAAAACCAAGCCATCAAAGAAGGAGCATCGATATACGACATCGACCCCGCTAAGTGCACTGAATGCGTTGGCTGGTTTGCGTCACCTAAATGCGCTGAGGTTTGCCCAGTAGATTGTTGTGTTGCAGACGCTGCTCATAAGGAAAGCAAGGAACAGCTGCTGGAAAAGTGGAAGAAGCTGCACCCTGGCAAAACTCCAGAAGCTACTTAATCAGACAAAAAACACAAATTTAGCTCAAATAACTAAGACAGCAATCGGTCGCTTGCTGTCTGTTGTTACTCTTTGGAGAAATCTGCCCTCTAACCAAGCCGCCAGAAAACCCAAAAGCATATAAAGGTTATTGTGAATGCTTACCATCGACTATGACCTCATAGGAATTAAGGATGGTGAGCGAGTTCTAGACGTCGGCTGCGGTGAGGGCAGACACAGCTGGGAAGCCTGCAAGCGAAACGATTGCCTGGTTTGTGCCTTAGATATTGAGGAGGTGAATCTCAAAAAGGCACATTACGCCCTTTATTTAATGGAACAGCAGGGCGAAACCAAGGGAAAATGGCTTCTAGCTAGGGGGGACATAACCAGCCTCCCCTTCAAAGATGCTTCCTTCGATAAAGTCATTTGTTCCGAGGTGTTGGAACACATCCCTGACGACATTCAAGGTATCAGTGAGCTGGTCAGAGTTCTAAAAGACAATGGCGCGCTTGCCATCAGCGTCCCATCGTATCTGCCCGAAACCATCTGCTGGAAATTATCCAGAGGTTACCACAGGAAGCCGGGAGGTCATATCAGGATATACAAAGCCAGCGAAATCACATCTAAGCTACAGCAGAACAACCTGCATATCTTTGCAGTACGCCGCAAACACGCCTTACACTCCTTTTACTGGATATTACGCTCTCTGTTCGGAGTAGAGAACGAAAAGGCTATTATTCCTTCTCTTTACCACAAGTTCTTGGTCTGGGACATATACAAGAACAGCAAACCCGTCCGCCTGCTCGATGAATTCCTCAACAAATTTTTCTCCAAAAGCCTGGTCCTCTACGCCCGCAAAGCTCAAACATAACACGATTACGGCGATTTTTTTAGACGATACCAATTTCCTTGCTTCGGTCTACACCTCAGCACCACAACATCGCTGAGAGACGGCAGATGTCGAGCCAATTTATCTAGCGTTTTTAATATGGCAAGCGAGATGCCCCTGGGGCACTTAGCCAAAAACATACCCCACCACGGAAGACCAAAGAGCAATGACACCCCGATAGCCTTTTCTACTTTAAAATGGTTGCCCACCAGACGCCTGAGAAATGAGTAATCAAATTTATATGTGTGGTCCTCCGGCACTTCCCATAGCATTCTCCCCTCTGTAGCCTTAAAGCCAAATACCTTCCTGAACCACCACACCGTCTTCCCCCACCTGAATCCAAGGCTCTCAAAATTAGCTATGGCTATTATCGCTTTTCCTCCAGGCCTAAGCACCAGGGCAATCTGCTCCATGACCATGGGCGGGTTAGGAAAATGGTCCAGAGCTCCTTTGCATATAACCTTGTCTACAGAATGAGCTCGGAACGGCACATGCTCGCCCACCCCACTGACCAGTCTCATCTTCGCTCCATTCTCAGAAATATGCTTCCTGGCACGTCTTATCATCACCTTTGAAGGTTCAAGGCCAACAACCACCGCACCTCTCTTTGACAACTCCACGCCATCAATACCCCTGCCGCAGCCGATATCCAGTATAACTTCACCTTGTCTCGGATTCACGCTTTCCAAAGTGGCTTCGTTCATCCTCCGAAACAGGAACTCCGCATCCGGATAAACCACCTCAGGAAAGAGCTGCCCATCATCCCACTCCAAGTCAAATCGAGCATTCTTTTTGTCATTGCCAGGAGCGTTAGCGACATGGCAATCTCTCAACAAGTTCTCCCCCCCCCCTTGAATGGTGAAGGTGAAACCCTGAGATTGTCACGCTCTGGTCGCAATGACATAGGGGAATTGCCCAACAACTTACTCAGTAAGATAGGTTCTTACTTGGCTCCTAAAGCCTTAGCCTTGTTATAAGCGGCGATGACCGCCTGGAGAAGCAGCGACCGCAATTTGCCTGCTTCCAACTGCAGCAGTCCTTCGGTGGTCGTCCCTCCCGGCGATGTCACCATGTTCTTCAGCTCCGCCGGATGCTTACCCATCACCTCCACGGCTCGCGCTGAACCCAGCACCGTCTGCACCACCAGCTTTTCAGCCATATCACGGGGTAAACCTATGTGCACACCGGCATCGACCAACGCCTCGATAATGAGAAACACATAAGCCGGACCGCTGCCGCTTAAAGCGGTTGCCATATCTATGTATTTCTCACTAATGACATAGATTTCCTTGCCCATGGCAGCCAGAATAGACTGCGCCATATCCTTCTGCTTCTGGTTCACCCCATCAGTAGCTGTCCAAACCGTCATGCCTTCACCGATTTGTGCCGCCATGTTAGGCATCGCCCGAACCAAACAAGAATGGCCTAACCCCTGGTGCAAACTCTCCACAGTAGCCCCAGCCACTATGGACAACACCATCTGCTGAGATGATAGCCCCTTCAGCTCAGCCATCACCTTACCCAGTTCCTGCGGTTTCACCGCCAGGACAATTACTTCAGCCCCTTTAATTGTCTCCTTATTATCAGCCACAACCCTGACACCGTGCTTCTTCTTCAAGACATCTCGTCGTACTTTACTGACATCGCTGACAACGATGTCACCGGGCTTAGCCGTTCCTTTAGTCAGCAGGCTCTTAATTATCGCCTCCCCCATAATCCCACCACCGATAAAACTTATCTTCATTGCTGCCTCCTCTCGCCGAATATAGCTCGACCTATTCTTAGCATGGTCGCCCCTTCCTCAATCGCCACCTCAAAATCATCGGTCATACCCATAGACAGATGTTCCAGTCCCAACGAATCTCGAAGCTCCCGCAGCTTTCGGAACACGGGACGGACTTCCTCAATGTCAGCCACGAATGGAGCCATAGTCATAAGTCCCATCACCTTCAAATTGGGCAAATGCTTTACCTCGTTTACCGCCACGGCAATCTCTCCCACAGAGAAGCCACCCTTTGTCGCCTCCCCGGAAACATTGACCTCAAGCAAAACAGGCAGTGGTTTTTCAGCCCGCCTACTCAAAACCTCAGCCAGCCTTATCGAGTCAACGCTGTGTATTATGTCAAATAAATCAATAGCCCGCCGGGCCTTGTTGCTCTGGAGATGTCCCACCATGTGCCAAGTCACATCTGGCTTGAGGTCTGAAAGCTGTGCTATCTTATCCTCTGCCTCCTGGACTCGGTTCTCACCGAAATTTCTTATCCCGCAGCCAAAAGCCACCCTTATCGCCGAAACATCAACCCCTTTGGTAATTGCCACCAGCGTTATCTCGCCGGGCAGCCTGTGACTTCGTTCACAAGTCCGGGCAATGCACCCCTGCACTTCTTCGATATTTGCCGCTATACTCACCGCCCTCTATTCTAACACACTGGCACTGATATCACTCAAAACAAGAAGGGTATGAACATCCTGGTTGTCTTCATATATACACCGTAATCGGCACCAAAATTGCGGATGTTCTCCGACTCTTCTACCTTAGCAGTAGCTACCAGAAAGGCTGAGGCCGCTAGAGCCAGGATACCGCCGAGCCATGAAGGACTCTTGAAGAATGCTCCCCAGGCAAGGAACAGCAATGAGCTATAAAGAGGATGGCGGATATACTTATAGGCACCAACCATCACCAGAGTGGTCGTGTCCTCAATCCCGCTTTTCGGTCTGCCAATCACATGAAGCAAATAAAATCCATGCGCCGCCAAGACAATTGAGGCGAGCAACAGCAACCAGGAAACGATTTGATGCACAGAGAATGGGTCGCTAAACCAGCGCTCCAGGTTGAGCAGAATTAAGATTAAAATGGATTCGAAGGCGAAGAAGCGGTAAAAACCATGCGAGCGTGGATTACGCAAGGATTGCCATGAAACAACGAAAATCCCCACAGACACAACAATAAAAATGGACACTTTCAATATGAGCATCGTTCCGCCCTAGGACTTATCTGTCATTGCGACCCTGAGCGTAGCGAAGGGGTGGCAATCTCACGGTTTCTTAAATCTGACTGTATAATTAAAGAAGTTCCCTGACACCTTATCCACCACAAAACCGGCTCCGTTACCTAACTTGATGGTAGTAGACTTCCAGGGATAATCGGGGTCGGGAAACAGTTCGGTCACAGCAAAAAATCCACCTCGTTTCAACACCCGCTTAACCTCCTGCAAAGCCCTGCTTCTATCGGGTATCTCCTGGAGGACAGTCACCATATTCACCAAATCGAGAGAGTTATCCTCAAATGGCAGCTCATAGGCATTGCCCTCAATCAGTTTGATATTCTTAATATCCTTATTCTCAGGCTTGGACAGCTTCCTCTCAAGCTGCTTCAACATATCCGCCTGTATATCGAGGGCGTAGACCTTGCCTTTTTCACCGACTGTCCGGGCAATAAAAGGTGTAAATGCTCCGCTGCCGCAGCCAAGGTCCAAAACCTGCATCTCTCTTTTTACCCCACTCCGTTCTATCAACTGAGCCGGCGGCTGTATTCTTCTTCTATAACCGCTATCCAGCAGCCGCCCGATGAACGCCGGCGCCGGAAAACGAAACATCTTCCTGACTACCTTAGCCAGGCTAATCCACAGTATAGGAAACGCCAGAATTACTAATATGATTATTAACAGTGTTTTAAGCGCCATACAATTAACACCTCAGCCAGATTTTGTGAGCAACAGCCGTCAATGGCTTGGCTTCTCTTGGTATTGTATCGATATAACCTCCGAGCCTGTCTCGAATAATTCAGACTTGATCTCATGGACCAAACCCCAGGCCTTAGCCTCATCAGGATTCAATGTAGTTCTTTCCAGCATGGCATCTGTCACATCTTGAACAGTCTTGCCAGTATTTGCCGCTATGACTTTGGCAATATTCTCAATGTCAATCCTGAGCCCTTTCAATCTCTCCTCAAGTTGCTTCTCTTCCAGGCGCTCGTTTTGAAAACCAGCAGCTACGCCATGAAGCAGGAATCGCGCCTGCGGAACTGAAAGTCTCTTGCTCCCTCCACAAAATAGTACAACTCCGATAGAATCGACACTGCCAAAATTATGCGTGGTTACATCTACAGGCAAGCCCTTTAGATAGTTGTAAGCCGATAAGCCATGAAAGACAGAACCACCGGGAGATGAAATGAGTATGATGAAGTGATTAGCACCTTGTTTCATCTTCTGGTCAATTGCATCCATCAAAGCGTTGATCGTGCCATCAATAACCGGAGCAAAAAACTTAATAACTACAGGTTTCGTTGCCATATTACGACCTCCCTTTGCCAATAATGGCAGCCAACATTTCTGAAGCTTTACTAAGCACCATAGGCATTGCCTTCAATCAGCTTGATGTTCTTGATATCTCTGTTCTTTGGTGCTGTATCCTCCTCCTGTAACCGCTATCCAGTAGCCGCCCGATAAACGCCGGCGCTGGAAAATGCACCAGCTTCCTGACTACCTTGGCCAGGGTGACCCACAGAATAGGGAATGCCAGGATGACCAGTATTACTATTAATACGATTTTCAGTGCCTCCATTGTTATCTCCTTATTTGCTGCCAGACCACATCCACCCCCACA
Coding sequences within it:
- a CDS encoding NADH-quinone oxidoreductase subunit I; this encodes MKFERYGIGIAKGMAVTFKHLFRAPITVQYPEEKLVVSRRIRGNELVWFPDRCTGCATCAKACPQGNIEIVTHVGNENNYVVDKFEVDIGRCMFCGLCVEACPYDALAMGRSYEQAQHRRRKLILSKEELQLSDVRQPSGYARPKIEASLPKQSLLIYGGREGGGQKLSWLGLSKKRGRGV
- the nuoH gene encoding NADH-quinone oxidoreductase subunit NuoH; its protein translation is MTLLEQFQLRLGGIWPDWAAYIVPGVVGIVVVLAFVVITVIIFIWYERRLLGRFQIRLGPNRLGPEGIFQPIATALKILLKEDIVPAKGDKVIHWLAPVIVFVPVLMIFAVVPFGERAILTDLNVGIVYVVAISSVSAVGIYMAGWASNNKYALIAALRTVAQMVSYELPVVLAILGVVLMTGSLSMTQIVASQDIPFLILQPLGFVIFFLGTVAEMNRSPFDLLEADSEIVAGYHIEYSGMKFAMFYLGEYGHALAYSCIITTLFLGGWQGPLLPPIIWFLIKVMAVFSVIVWMRATLPRLRVDQLMAFAWKGLLPMAIINLFIIAAEVLWLPETMPWIIVAVNFVSAGVLIVLWSKLFALGGGRVEV
- a CDS encoding NADH-quinone oxidoreductase subunit D produces the protein MAIRTEPFILNMGPQHPSTHGVFRMRVTLDGEVVVDVEPVIGYLHRGIEKLGETRTYTQIIPLTDRLDYVASMTNNFAYVLAVEKLAGIKIPERAEYLRIIMAETMRIANHLMAVGFFLNDLGAMMTPVLYMWREREKLLDLYEMVCGQRLTYNYMRIGGVSQDVPEEFLPALKKFVAEMPGFIDEYDQLLSQNEVLLARTKGVCILPRDTAINTAASGPVLRASGVKWDIRRADPYSIYDRFDFEIPVGTVGDNYDRYWVRMQEMRQSVRILEQAIAQLPEGEVCARVPHLLRPPIGEVYGHIEAPKGELGFYLVSDNSIAPYRLHIRPPTLINLTALKDMVVGWKVADLIITFGSIDVCLGEIDR
- a CDS encoding NADH-quinone oxidoreductase subunit C; protein product: MTKAFPGTVVAADKAAVVVTSKSLYQVAEFLKNTPALDFDYLTNLTAVDYMDYFEVVYHVISLKHNHSLVLKTRCHDRDKPAVPSVVSLWRSADFQEREAYDLMGIIFEGHPNLKRLLLWEGFVGYPLRRDYL
- a CDS encoding NADH-quinone oxidoreductase subunit B; its protein translation is MEVEKYSMMTLNEIDLAEGLKINSLMAASQQPIPDPDSWLDEEIRRNVLVTTVDYVLDWARSRSLFPLMFGLACCAFEMIGTAASRFDIARFGMDIFRWSPRQADLMIVAGTLTWKMAPAVKLVYEQMAEPKWVIAMGQCTISGGPFKESYSVVPGINRIIPVDVYVPGCPPRPEGLLHGIRKIHEKIVKESINKA
- a CDS encoding NADH-quinone oxidoreductase subunit A, with protein sequence MLADFGYIGILLIVGILFMVTTLLLPLTLSFFNIVPRKSNPAKTSTYECGMETIGKTWVQFNFRYYFFAVLFVALDVLTVFLYPWAVNLKGLGMFGLIAIAVFFVILMVGYIYAWLKGALEWK
- the rsmD gene encoding 16S rRNA (guanine(966)-N(2))-methyltransferase RsmD, which produces MRITGGVARGQQLKVPQNDLVRPTTDRVREAIFSILASLTSHWSRGLDLFAGSGALGIEALSRDIEWIDFVDQAPKCCAIIKQNLQKLGFSQKAHVYCCNVAKALTFLKDKYDIVFMDPPYSDQSINHMATQLASSRIIDDESLIVISHASRSPLQDSYDGLSLIKEKQYGDTCISIYQKRAPGKGG
- the coaD gene encoding pantetheine-phosphate adenylyltransferase; this encodes MTIAIYPGSFDPITHGHLDIIKRASSIFDELIVGVYDRPEKRLLFSTEERVEMTRQAMAHLKNAKVKSYSGLTVDFAKNVGAQVMVRGLRMSSDFEREFEMAMMNKKLAPDLELVCFMASLQYQFLSSSLLKEVAQLGGCLEAMVPDHVAKALKKKFTP
- a CDS encoding YfhL family 4Fe-4S dicluster ferredoxin; protein product: MAYKITDECISCGACEPECKNQAIKEGASIYDIDPAKCTECVGWFASPKCAEVCPVDCCVADAAHKESKEQLLEKWKKLHPGKTPEAT
- a CDS encoding class I SAM-dependent methyltransferase produces the protein MLTIDYDLIGIKDGERVLDVGCGEGRHSWEACKRNDCLVCALDIEEVNLKKAHYALYLMEQQGETKGKWLLARGDITSLPFKDASFDKVICSEVLEHIPDDIQGISELVRVLKDNGALAISVPSYLPETICWKLSRGYHRKPGGHIRIYKASEITSKLQQNNLHIFAVRRKHALHSFYWILRSLFGVENEKAIIPSLYHKFLVWDIYKNSKPVRLLDEFLNKFFSKSLVLYARKAQT
- a CDS encoding methyltransferase domain-containing protein, with translation MRDCHVANAPGNDKKNARFDLEWDDGQLFPEVVYPDAEFLFRRMNEATLESVNPRQGEVILDIGCGRGIDGVELSKRGAVVVGLEPSKVMIRRARKHISENGAKMRLVSGVGEHVPFRAHSVDKVICKGALDHFPNPPMVMEQIALVLRPGGKAIIAIANFESLGFRWGKTVWWFRKVFGFKATEGRMLWEVPEDHTYKFDYSFLRRLVGNHFKVEKAIGVSLLFGLPWWGMFLAKCPRGISLAILKTLDKLARHLPSLSDVVVLRCRPKQGNWYRLKKSP
- a CDS encoding pyrroline-5-carboxylate reductase, whose amino-acid sequence is MKISFIGGGIMGEAIIKSLLTKGTAKPGDIVVSDVSKVRRDVLKKKHGVRVVADNKETIKGAEVIVLAVKPQELGKVMAELKGLSSQQMVLSIVAGATVESLHQGLGHSCLVRAMPNMAAQIGEGMTVWTATDGVNQKQKDMAQSILAAMGKEIYVISEKYIDMATALSGSGPAYVFLIIEALVDAGVHIGLPRDMAEKLVVQTVLGSARAVEVMGKHPAELKNMVTSPGGTTTEGLLQLEAGKLRSLLLQAVIAAYNKAKALGAK
- a CDS encoding YggS family pyridoxal phosphate-dependent enzyme; amino-acid sequence: MSIAANIEEVQGCIARTCERSHRLPGEITLVAITKGVDVSAIRVAFGCGIRNFGENRVQEAEDKIAQLSDLKPDVTWHMVGHLQSNKARRAIDLFDIIHSVDSIRLAEVLSRRAEKPLPVLLEVNVSGEATKGGFSVGEIAVAVNEVKHLPNLKVMGLMTMAPFVADIEEVRPVFRKLRELRDSLGLEHLSMGMTDDFEVAIEEGATMLRIGRAIFGERRQQ
- a CDS encoding isoprenylcysteine carboxylmethyltransferase family protein, producing the protein MLILKVSIFIVVSVGIFVVSWQSLRNPRSHGFYRFFAFESILILILLNLERWFSDPFSVHQIVSWLLLLASIVLAAHGFYLLHVIGRPKSGIEDTTTLVMVGAYKYIRHPLYSSLLFLAWGAFFKSPSWLGGILALAASAFLVATAKVEESENIRNFGADYGVYMKTTRMFIPFLF
- a CDS encoding methyltransferase domain-containing protein; this translates as MQPPAQLIERSGVKREMQVLDLGCGSGAFTPFIARTVGEKGKVYALDIQADMLKQLERKLSKPENKDIKNIKLIEGNAYELPFEDNSLDLVNMVTVLQEIPDRSRALQEVKRVLKRGGFFAVTELFPDPDYPWKSTTIKLGNGAGFVVDKVSGNFFNYTVRFKKP